A region of the Methylobacterium nodulans ORS 2060 genome:
TCGAGGCCCGCGCCGGGGGCATCCGGGCGATGCTGCCCCATGTCCACGACTTCCGGCCGATCCACAGCCTCGCGGCGATGGAGGATCTCTGCCAAGCGCTTCGCGCAGGGCCGACCCGCGCGGAGGACCCGCGGACTTGGTTGCGCCGGGCCGGCTGATGCCTACCTTGTCGGCAGCGCGCCTCGTCTTGGCGTGGGAGACCCCCGATGCTCTCCACCGACACCGACATCCTCTCCGCCGCGCAGGGCTGGCGCGAGGCCGGGCGGGGCGTGGCCCTCGCCACCGTGATCGAGACCTGGGGCTCGGCCCCGCGGCCCGTCGGCAGCCATCTGGCGATCGACCAGGAGGGCAACTTTCTCGGCTCGGTTTCGGGGGGCTGCGTCGAGGGCGCGGTGATCACCGAAGCGGTCGAGGTGATCGAGGACGGCCGTCCCCGCATCCTGGAATTCGGCGTCGCCGACGAGACCGCGTGGCGGGTCGGCCTGTCCTGCGGCGGGCGGATCCGGGTGCTGGTCGAGCGGGTCGATTGAGGCCGAGGCCCCGCCATGCGGCTCGATCTCCTTAAACAGCTCAACGCCGAACGCGCCGCCCGCCGGGCCACCATCCTGGTCACTTCCCTCGACGGGTCCGAGCAGCGCCTTGTGCGCGAGGCCGAGGCGGCCGCCGATCCGCTGGCGGACGAACTCCTGCGGCGGCTCGACGCGGGGAAGAGCGGCGTCGTCGAGGTGGCGGGGCGCTCCTGGTTCCTGACCGTGCAGGTGCCGCCGCCGCGCCTCGTGATCATCGGCGCCGTGCATATCAGCCAGGCGCTGGCGCCGATGGCCGCGATGGTCGATCTCGACGTCACGATCATCGACCCGCGCACCGCCTTCGCCACGCCCGAGCGTTTCCCGGGCGTCGCCCTGGTGGCTTTGTGGCCGGAGGAGGCGCTTGTCCGCCTCCCGCCCCTCGATCCCTACACGGCGGTCGCCGCGCTGACCCACGATCCGAAGATCGACGATCCCGCCCTGGAAGCGGCGCTCAAGGCCGGCTGCTTCTATGTCGGGGCGCTCGGCTCGCGGAAGACGCATGCGCGGCGCGTCGAGCGGCTGGCGGCGTCCGGCCTGTCGCAGGAGCTGATCGGACGCCTGCGCGCGCCGATCGGGCTTGAGATCGGCGCGGTGAGCCCGCCGGAGATCGCCGTGTCGGTGCTCGCCGAGGTGATCGCGGCCTTACGCCGGTCGGGTCCCTGGGAACGGACCCGCGAGAACGGACCGACGAGGGCAGGTCCATGAGGTTCGGTCGATGAGATTCGGTCCCGTCCCGGTCGCTCAGTCCGTCGGGCTCATCTCGGCCCATTCGGTGCGCGCCGGCGGCGCGGTGCTGCGCAAGGGCAGCCGCATCGGGCCCGAGGCGGCGCGCCTTCTCGCCGAGGCGGGGCTCACCGAGATCGTCGCCGTGGCCCTGGAGCCGGGCGACGTTCCGGAGGACGAGGCGGCGCGCGCCATCGCCGAGGCGGTGGCCGGGGAGGGGATCGAGATCGCGCCGGCCTTCACCGGCCGGGCGAACCTGCATGCGCGGACCGCCGGCGTGCTCGTCCTCGACTCGCGGGCGATCGAGGCCGTCAACACGGTGGACGAGGCGGTGACGCTCGCGACGCTCGCGCCGTTCAAGCCCGTGGTCCCGGGCGAGATGGTGGGAACGGTCAAGATCATCCCCTACGCGGTGGCGGGCGGCGTCCTGCAGGAGGCGCTCGGATCCGTGGCGCGCCCGGCCCTCGCGGTGGCGCCCTACCGGCGCCGGCGGGTCGCCGCGATCTCGACGCTGCTGCCCGGCCTGAAGGACAGCGTCGTCGACAAGACCCTGCGGGTGCTCGCCGGCCGCCTTGCGCCCGCCGGGGCGGAGCTCGTGTCCGATGCGCGCATCGCCCATACGGCCGAGGCGGTGACGGCCGCGCTGCGGCAGGCTGCCGGAGCGAGCGAGCTCGTCGTGGTGTTCGGCGCCTCGGCCATCGCCGACCGGCGCGACGTGATTCCGTCCGGCATCGAGGCGGCGGGCGGGCGGGTCGACCATCTCGGCATGCCGGTCGATCCCGGCAACCTCCTGCTGCTCGGACGCCTCGGCGACGTGCCGGTGATCGGCGCGCCGGGCTGCGCCCGGTCGCCGAAGGAGAACGGCTTCGACTGGGTGCTCCACCGCCTGCTCGCCGGCCTCCCGGTCGGCCGGGCCGACCTCGTCGCTCTCGGCGTCGGGGGCTTGCTCATGGAGATCGTCTCCCGGCCCCAGCCCCGCGCGGGCGGTGCACCGGAGGATCTGGAGAGCGAGGGGTGAGGGCGCCCGTCGGCATCGTGCTGCTCGCGGCGGGAATCGGCACGCGATTCGGGCCGTCCCCGAAGCTCCTGGCATGCCTCGACGGCAAGCCGCTCGTGCGTCACGCCGCCGAGGCCGCCGTCGCGGCCGGGCTCGGGCCGGTCGTCGCCGTGCTGGGGCATGCGGAGGCCGAGCTGCGCGCGGCGCTGGCGGGTCTCGACCTATGCCTCGTCTCGAACGCCCGCTACGCCGAGGGCCTGTCGACCTCGCTGCTTGCGGGGCTGGCGGCGCTGCCGGAGGAGGTCGTCGGGGCGATCATCCTGCTCGGCGACATGCCGCGCGTGGCGCCGTCCCTTCTGCGCGGCCTCGCGGCGGCCTTCCGCGAGGCGGGCGAGCAGCCTGCGGCCGTCGTTCCGGCCCGGGGCGGGCGGCGCGGCAACCCGGTGCTGCTCAATCGCCGCGTTCTCGCGGCGGGTTTCGCCGGCCTCAGCGGCGACCGCGGCGCGGGGCCGCTCCTCGCCGGGCGGCCCGATGTTCTGGAATGGGAGGCTGTGGATGCCGGGGTGCTCCTCGACGTCGATACGCCCGAGGCCCTCGCCGCGGCCGGCCGTCCATAGCGAATCCCCGGGGGCGCCCCGAGGATCAGGCGATCCCGAGGCTGAACAGGCCCACCACGGCGCTGAACACCGCGTAGACGAAGCCGAGATTCAGCAGGACCCCGAGAATCCCGACACTGAGCCCGGCCATGACGACGATCCCGTCGCGCTCCACGAGGCCGAGGCCCATCAGCGACACGGCGAGACCGAGCGGGATCTGCCCGACGATCGGTGCGGCGACGATCAGCACCAGCGCCAGCGCCAGAAGCAGCAGGCCCATGGCCCGCATGCCGACCTCGTTCTCGAACACGCGCATGCGCGGGCGCGACCAGCGCTCCAGACGGCGCAGCAGGGGCACCGCCCGGGCGACCGCCCGCTGCAGGTCCGACCGCGCGATGGAGCGGCCGAGGAGGGAGCGCGGCAGCCACGGCGCCGACATGCCGGCGGCGATCTGCGCCGCCACCAGGGCCAGCAACAGCCCGCAGATCAGCGGGATGGGCGGCGGCATCGGCAGGCAGTTCGGCAGGCCGAGCAGCACCACGAGGAGCGCGAAGGCCCTGTCGCGCAGCACCGTGACGATGTCCCCCACGGTCAGTCTGTCCGTTTCCTGCGCGGCGAGCACAGTGAGGACGTCGGAGGTTCGTGTCGGTTGGGTCAAGGGGTTCGGGCTGTCCGCTGCCTCGGTCGCGGCGCCCGCTCTAACCTGTTCTTTCCCTTCGGCCAACCCGACCACGCGTCGGGCGGGCGATGGGTCGCAATCGGCGGCCGGCTCCAGCAGCCCGACGGTCTCCCGTGGCGCTGCTGCCATTCCCGCACGCGTGCTCGTCATTCGAAAGCCATCCTCGCGCCCCGCGAGGAGGCACCGCGGACCTCTGAGACGAGCAAAGGGGCTTTCGTGAGGCAAAGGCCGGTCGATCAGTGAATCGTGAGCACCCCATTCACCGCCCGGAACTCCGCCGGCTTGATCAGTTGCGAGTGGGACACACGCACCGAGTGCAGCGGGCCGTCGAGTTCGCGCTCCCAGAACGCCAGGAAGTCGTGCAGCACGGGGAATTTCGGGGCGAGGTCGTAATCCTGCCAGACATAAGTCTGCAGCACGTCCGGGTGATCGGGAAGGCGGTAGAGGATCTGCGCGGTGGTCAGGCCATATCCCTCAAGCTGACGCAGGAACTCCCTGGATACCATCGGACCTCCCTCCTCGGCCGCGGCACTGCTGCCGCGCACCACGCTGACGAACGATCAGATGATGGAGTGAAGGGGCCGCCAAGCTCAAGATCAAAAATCAGCTTTCGCGTTCAAAAACAAGGCTTTGGCAGCATTTATTGAAGACTGCTAGCAAAGCCTGCGGGCAGGCGTCGCCCTCATGCCGGCGGAAGCGCCTCCTGGCAAGCCCGATCGTGCCCGTGCGGGTGGAACGACCGCGAGACCTGTAATTCCCTTGCGGTAGATCCTTGACTTGGCTGTAAATGGAAAGGAGTTTTCCACTTGTGCCTCGTCCTGATCCCGGTGCCTCCCTCTGCCGACGCGAAGGCTGACCCGCATCCGCCATGTCCTCGCCGTGCTTCCCGGCGGCGTCGCCGCGGCCTGGGCGGGGCCGGCTCGGGCCGATCAGCGGGCCGAGGCTCGCGCGGTCCTGTTCGGCAGCCTCGATGCCGGAGCTTCCACCTTCGTCAACGGCGGCGCCAAGTTCGCGCCGGGCGGCCTTGCCGGCGACGGCTTCGTCCTGCTCGGGAGCCTCGGCTACGGCCTGCGTTCCGAGCGGGACCGGGATGATCCGGAGGCGCGGGCGGGGATCCGGCCGCCGCGCGTCCTGCGCCACACGGTGCTCGGCAGCGCGCTCGGCGGGTGGCAGTGGCAGCGGGACTGGGGCGTGGCCGCGGTCTTCGCCGGCCCCGAACTGTCGTTCGAGGTACTGGGCGGCAGCGGCCTCGCGCGGCTGCCGGCGCCCCGGCTCGGTCTTCGCCTCCACGCCGAAATCTGGGCCCGCCCGAGCGAGGCGACGCTCCTGACCGTCACGGCGATCGCCGGCACTGCCCGCGGCGACGCCTGGAGCCGCATCTCCTGGGGCTGGCGGGCGTGGTCGTCCTATCTCGGGCCCGAGGCGGCGCTCTATGCCGACCGCACCGGCTACCGGAAGTGGAGCCTCGGCCTCCACCTCACCGACTTCACCCTGGCGCAGGTGAGCGGCCGCATCTCGGCGGGCTGGCTCTACGAGGAGCGGATCCAGCGTCCCGGCCTCTATCTCTCGGCCAGCCTCTGGATGCCTCTGTGAGGCTCGGCCGGCTTCCGCGACGGCGCACGTGAAGCAGGCGCCGAGCCGGGTGGCGTGGCCCCGGGCCGCACCCCTTTCCGCAGGCGCCGCCGCATCATTTTGCCGCCCGACCGTGGGACAGTGCGGTGAATGGTGCTTAGGTATGACGGTATCGGCGCAGGCCGGCGCATCCGGGAGGTCACGGGGCATGAAGTTCGCCTTCGCGGGAATCGACTTTCTCGGCGGCGTCTTCGAGGCCCTGACGGGTGCCGGCTGGCAGCCGATCAAGCTGTTCACGCGCCCCTGCGACGGCATCTACGACTTCAACGACGTCGTGGTGGCGCAGGCCCGGCGGCACCGGGTGCCGATGCAGCTCTCGCGCCTGCGGGCCTCGGACATCGATGCGCTCACCGCCGAGCACGGCCGCGACTGGGCCCTCGTCGTCGCGGGATATCCCTGGCTCGTCACCGGCTGGCCGGGCCGGGTGCGCTACGCCCTCAACTTTCATCCCTCGCCGCTGCCGGACGGCCGCGGCCCCTACCCGTTGTTCAAGGCCATCCTTGATGCCTACGAGACCTGGGGCGTGACCGCCCATGTCCTAGCGGAAGAGGGCTTCGACACCGGCGACATCCTGGCCCAGGAGGTCTTCCCGCTCTCGCCGCTGGAGACGCACGAGACGCTGCTCGCCCGCTGCCAGATGGCGGCGATGCGCCTTGCGGCCGGGCCGATCGCCCGCGAACTGCCCGCCCGCTGGCGCGCCGCCGAGCCGCAGGGCGACGGCGCCTACTGGCCGCGGGTGACGGATGCGGACCGGACCCTCGATTTCCGCCAGCCGGTGGCCGCGGTGCTGCGCAAGGTGCGCGCCTTCGGCGCTATCGAGACGGTGGCGCGGCTCAACGACACCCGCGTCTTCGTGGCCTCCGCCGACGGCTGGACCGAGCCGCACCGCCACGCCCCGGGGACGATCGTCCACCGGCATCGCCGCCACGTGCTGGTGGCGGCCCGCGACGGCTACGTCCAGATCACGCGCTGGAGCACGCTGCCGCTCTCGGAAGCGGGCCATACCGGCCGCTGACCGATGCCGCCGCTGCACCGCAGGAGCGACCGGCCGCAGTCGCTCTGCGCTCCGTGAGGGCACGAGGCGGGCCCGTCTCCCAATCGACATGGCGACGTGCTAGCCGGCCCTTACGTCAGGGTCGAGGGCCCGGGTGAGCGATCGGCAGGAGGAAGCGTGCGGAAAGCATGCGGGATCGCGATCGGCCTCGCCCTTCTCGCGACGTCGTCGGCCCGGGCGCAGCTCTCGCCGGAGGAGGTGGCCCGGATCACGGGGGAACCCGCGGCGATCGGCTCGCCCTTCGGGGCCGGTGTGGCGATCCGCAGACCTCCGTGGCGCAGCCGGACACTTCCGCCAAGCCCTCGGCCAACCTCAACACCTCCATCGCCGACCAGCTCGGGCCTGCGGGCGATCCGGGCGGGTACCGCGCCTTCCTGAAATCCAAGGGCATCGAGTACAGCCTCACCTATATTGGCGAGGTGCTCGGCAATGCCACAGGCGGGGCGCGCCGCGGCGCCATCGTCGAGGGCCGGCTCGACCTGCAGCTGGACATCGACCTGGACAGGCTCGCCGGCTGGAGGGGCGCCAGCCTCCACGCCAATGCCTACCAGATCCACGGCACCGGGCTGTCGCGCTCCTACGCCGGCAACCTCATCACGGTGAGCGCCATCGAGGCGCTGCCGTCCTCGCGGCTCTACGAAGCATGGTTCGAGCAGAAGCTGTTCGACGATCAGCTCGCCCTGCGCATCGGCCAGCTCGCCGCCGACACCGAGTTCGCGGTCAGCCAGACCGGCACCCTGTTCATCAACTCGACCTTCGGCTGGCCGAACATCATGGCGGCGATCCTGCCGAGCGGCGGGCCGATCTACCCGCTCGCGACGCCAGGTGCCCGCATCAAGTACGTGCCCAGCAGGAACCTTTCATTTCAGGCCGGCATCTACAACGGCGACCCGGCCGGGCCTGACCGCCTCGGCCTGGTGCCCGACCCGCAACGGCGCAACCACACCGGCACGAGCTTTCGGTTGACCGATCCGCCGCTGGT
Encoded here:
- a CDS encoding XdhC family protein, encoding MLSTDTDILSAAQGWREAGRGVALATVIETWGSAPRPVGSHLAIDQEGNFLGSVSGGCVEGAVITEAVEVIEDGRPRILEFGVADETAWRVGLSCGGRIRVLVERVD
- a CDS encoding XdhC family protein, with the translated sequence MRLDLLKQLNAERAARRATILVTSLDGSEQRLVREAEAAADPLADELLRRLDAGKSGVVEVAGRSWFLTVQVPPPRLVIIGAVHISQALAPMAAMVDLDVTIIDPRTAFATPERFPGVALVALWPEEALVRLPPLDPYTAVAALTHDPKIDDPALEAALKAGCFYVGALGSRKTHARRVERLAASGLSQELIGRLRAPIGLEIGAVSPPEIAVSVLAEVIAALRRSGPWERTRENGPTRAGP
- a CDS encoding molybdopterin-binding protein; the encoded protein is MRFGPVPVAQSVGLISAHSVRAGGAVLRKGSRIGPEAARLLAEAGLTEIVAVALEPGDVPEDEAARAIAEAVAGEGIEIAPAFTGRANLHARTAGVLVLDSRAIEAVNTVDEAVTLATLAPFKPVVPGEMVGTVKIIPYAVAGGVLQEALGSVARPALAVAPYRRRRVAAISTLLPGLKDSVVDKTLRVLAGRLAPAGAELVSDARIAHTAEAVTAALRQAAGASELVVVFGASAIADRRDVIPSGIEAAGGRVDHLGMPVDPGNLLLLGRLGDVPVIGAPGCARSPKENGFDWVLHRLLAGLPVGRADLVALGVGGLLMEIVSRPQPRAGGAPEDLESEG
- a CDS encoding nucleotidyltransferase family protein: MRAPVGIVLLAAGIGTRFGPSPKLLACLDGKPLVRHAAEAAVAAGLGPVVAVLGHAEAELRAALAGLDLCLVSNARYAEGLSTSLLAGLAALPEEVVGAIILLGDMPRVAPSLLRGLAAAFREAGEQPAAVVPARGGRRGNPVLLNRRVLAAGFAGLSGDRGAGPLLAGRPDVLEWEAVDAGVLLDVDTPEALAAAGRP
- a CDS encoding exopolysaccharide biosynthesis protein, with amino-acid sequence MLAAQETDRLTVGDIVTVLRDRAFALLVVLLGLPNCLPMPPPIPLICGLLLALVAAQIAAGMSAPWLPRSLLGRSIARSDLQRAVARAVPLLRRLERWSRPRMRVFENEVGMRAMGLLLLALALVLIVAAPIVGQIPLGLAVSLMGLGLVERDGIVVMAGLSVGILGVLLNLGFVYAVFSAVVGLFSLGIA
- a CDS encoding usg protein, which translates into the protein MVSREFLRQLEGYGLTTAQILYRLPDHPDVLQTYVWQDYDLAPKFPVLHDFLAFWERELDGPLHSVRVSHSQLIKPAEFRAVNGVLTIH
- the bcsS gene encoding cellulose biosynthesis protein BcsS translates to MLPGGVAAAWAGPARADQRAEARAVLFGSLDAGASTFVNGGAKFAPGGLAGDGFVLLGSLGYGLRSERDRDDPEARAGIRPPRVLRHTVLGSALGGWQWQRDWGVAAVFAGPELSFEVLGGSGLARLPAPRLGLRLHAEIWARPSEATLLTVTAIAGTARGDAWSRISWGWRAWSSYLGPEAALYADRTGYRKWSLGLHLTDFTLAQVSGRISAGWLYEERIQRPGLYLSASLWMPL
- a CDS encoding methionyl-tRNA formyltransferase translates to MKFAFAGIDFLGGVFEALTGAGWQPIKLFTRPCDGIYDFNDVVVAQARRHRVPMQLSRLRASDIDALTAEHGRDWALVVAGYPWLVTGWPGRVRYALNFHPSPLPDGRGPYPLFKAILDAYETWGVTAHVLAEEGFDTGDILAQEVFPLSPLETHETLLARCQMAAMRLAAGPIARELPARWRAAEPQGDGAYWPRVTDADRTLDFRQPVAAVLRKVRAFGAIETVARLNDTRVFVASADGWTEPHRHAPGTIVHRHRRHVLVAARDGYVQITRWSTLPLSEAGHTGR
- a CDS encoding carbohydrate porin codes for the protein MAQPDTSAKPSANLNTSIADQLGPAGDPGGYRAFLKSKGIEYSLTYIGEVLGNATGGARRGAIVEGRLDLQLDIDLDRLAGWRGASLHANAYQIHGTGLSRSYAGNLITVSAIEALPSSRLYEAWFEQKLFDDQLALRIGQLAADTEFAVSQTGTLFINSTFGWPNIMAAILPSGGPIYPLATPGARIKYVPSRNLSFQAGIYNGDPAGPDRLGLVPDPQRRNHTGTSFRLTDPPLVIAEMSYAYNIEKGASGEPGTVTLGGWYHVGRFNSLSLDTAGRALADPEATGNGRRFRGNNGLYGIIDQTIYREPDDPNDGASMFLRLSGSPGDRNLLDVYVDAGIAYKGLFPGRSDDTLGVGFALSRFSPAARRADLAAIALAGVAQPRRSAEAVLEATYQAVLGPGVTLQPDFQYVFKPSGGVLNPRYPEFGRVKNAAVFGLRATIRY